The following are encoded in a window of Arthrobacter sp. OAP107 genomic DNA:
- a CDS encoding FCD domain-containing protein codes for MEDDLLARLLTLMDKAGPDQRIPSERELVALWGTSRTALRHRLRMLEAMGALERRGAAGTYTRTVKPGDVAAALKIGLHSSTLSSASAFQPVRVALERQAVKMAAEDFKPVPVAHAEEAVMRMEKSSDPDDLYAADLAFHQAIFQASGDPALMFFSSAVGDLIAGSVSARRARMLRLANDVDEMRLLHREILEAVKAKDPAMAMAAMDRHFERIDSLDVEEEASEVTGDRDAKVS; via the coding sequence GTGGAAGACGATCTTCTCGCAAGGCTGTTGACCCTGATGGACAAAGCGGGGCCCGATCAGCGAATACCCTCCGAACGGGAGCTGGTGGCCCTTTGGGGGACGTCACGCACAGCCTTGCGTCACCGGCTCAGGATGTTGGAAGCCATGGGTGCTTTGGAGCGAAGGGGCGCTGCCGGGACGTACACGCGGACGGTCAAGCCAGGGGATGTGGCAGCAGCATTGAAGATCGGCTTGCACTCGTCCACCCTCTCGTCGGCATCAGCATTCCAGCCTGTACGGGTCGCTCTGGAGCGCCAAGCCGTCAAGATGGCCGCCGAAGACTTCAAACCTGTGCCTGTCGCCCACGCAGAGGAAGCAGTCATGCGGATGGAAAAGTCCTCCGACCCGGACGACCTTTATGCCGCTGACCTGGCCTTCCACCAAGCTATCTTCCAGGCTTCCGGGGACCCTGCCCTGATGTTCTTCTCCTCCGCGGTAGGTGACCTTATTGCCGGCTCAGTGAGTGCCCGACGCGCGCGAATGCTCCGCCTGGCGAATGACGTGGATGAAATGCGCTTGCTCCACCGGGAGATTCTTGAAGCAGTCAAAGCGAAGGATCCAGCCATGGCAATGGCTGCCATGGACCGTCACTTCGAGCGGATCGATTCTTTGGATGTGGAGGAAGAAGCCTCTGAGGTCACAGGAGATCGCGACGCCAAAGTGTCCTAG